One region of Terriglobales bacterium genomic DNA includes:
- a CDS encoding response regulator, translated as MKLKSLLLCRDPLVLQTLRRLLDEMGVEVEVCSELEFGMEMFSRKKFDAVIVDMEMRGAGDVMKALRRTASNKNMVTFALIDGRAHLKTAFEMGANFVVHKPISPERAKLTMRAAHNLMRRDRRNLNRHNLQVVASLTFEGGAQIQSIVTDLSDTGMSVILAEPLPGGRTMRITLPLPGTQKTIEGFGELVWADEQTRAGIRFVQLPQISQKQLLAEWLKHFTSFVVPTQP; from the coding sequence ATGAAGCTGAAATCACTCCTGCTTTGCCGCGACCCGCTGGTGCTGCAAACCCTGCGGCGGCTCTTGGACGAAATGGGAGTCGAAGTGGAAGTCTGCTCCGAGCTCGAGTTCGGCATGGAGATGTTCTCGCGCAAGAAGTTCGACGCGGTGATCGTGGACATGGAGATGAGGGGCGCGGGCGACGTGATGAAGGCCCTGCGGCGCACCGCCTCCAATAAGAACATGGTCACCTTCGCGCTGATTGACGGCCGCGCCCACCTGAAGACGGCGTTCGAGATGGGCGCGAACTTCGTGGTGCACAAACCCATCTCGCCCGAGCGCGCCAAGCTGACCATGCGGGCGGCGCACAACCTCATGCGCCGCGACCGCCGCAATCTGAACCGCCACAACCTGCAGGTGGTCGCCTCGCTGACCTTCGAGGGCGGAGCACAGATCCAGTCCATCGTGACCGACCTGAGTGACACCGGCATGTCGGTGATTTTGGCGGAGCCGCTGCCCGGCGGCCGCACCATGCGTATCACCCTGCCCCTGCCCGGCACCCAGAAGACCATCGAAGGCTTCGGAGAGTTGGTATGGGCAGACGAGCAGACCCGCGCCGGGATCCGCTTCGTGCAGCTCCCCCAGATTTCCCAGAAGCAATTGCTGGCCGAATGGCTGAAGCACTTCACCAGCTTCGTGGTCCCCACCCAACCCTAG